CCCGGCCGGCCGCCACCTGGGAGGTGATGGTGGAGGAGAAGACGTTCGGCTCGACCGTGTTGTACGCGACCGCGCCGGCCTTCACCCGGTCGCGGAGGATCTGCTCGAACCGCTGCCGCTCCTCCACCGGAGTGAACTGGGTGGAGATGAAGGTGATCGCACCTTCGGCGTCCGAGCCGGTGGTCGAGGCCCCGCCGCACGCGGCGAGCAGCGGAGCGGCTCCGGCGGCGAGGCCGAGGCCGAGCAGTCGGCGACGGTCGAGCCGGAGGTCTGGGGTGCCTGGGCCTGCGGATGGTGCCATCGTGCCTCCCCGTGCGGTGGCGGGCCGGCCGGGTCACCTGCTGCGGGCACCGTTGCCGGCTTGAGCGGAGTGTCACAAGTGCACATATTCGCAAGCGTGGTGTCAAGTCGAGGGACTTCTCAGTCGGCGTTCCGATCCGACTCCTCGGCGAGTCGTCGGGCCAGTGGCTCGATCCGGTCCCGCCAGGCGGTCAGCGCGGTCACCTGCGCCCCGGTCGTATCGGCCGGACCGGTCTGGACGAGAACGAGCCGGGCACCGTGTCCGGTCCCGGCGGAAAGTTCCCAGCGGATCCGTCCGGCCGGCTGCCCGGCGGACTGCCAGGCGTACTCCAGCAGGGACGGTGCGTCCAGCGCGGTGATCACCCCGGCCGGGAACGCGTCCGTGGTGAACCCGGACGGCGGGGTCGCGCCGATCGTGGCCGCCGGGCAGTGGTCCGGGTCGGCGAGTGCGGCCCAGACCGCCTCGATCGGCCGGGTCAGTTGCCGCTCGAAGCGCACCTGCCAGCCGTCCGCGGTGGTGTCGGCGGTCCCGTCGGCCAGCCCGAACGCCTCGACGTACGACTCGTGCAGCCGGCCCGAGGGGCGTTCCGGCGGTACGTCCGGCCGGCCGTCCAGCAGCCGGTCGAGTCCGTCCAGGCAGTTGCGCCAGCCGGAGGCGTAGCTCGCCGCCGCGGGGCGGTCGTCGAAGGTGTGGCTGAACACCAGCAGGCAACCCGGGCCGTCGGCGCGCAACTCGATCCGGAACAGGTCGCCGTCCCAGTCGAAGGCGAACAGCCGGGGCGGGTCGTACGCGCTGATCGAGCCGGCGGACGCGGCGTCGCCCGGACCGAAACTGAAGGTGATCCGTCCGTCGACGCGGGGCTCCAGGCTCACCTCGGCCGGGAACCACCGGCTCAGGTGCTCGGGCTCGGTGACGGCCGGCCAGACCTTCTCCGGCGGGTGCGCCAGCCGCCGCTCGATGCGCAGCCGTTGGCGTCCCGCCACGCTGTCCAGGCTCTCCTTCATTACCGGTCCTCCGATCTCGTGCGTCCCCGCCGCCCCGGGTCCGCGCCGTCGCCGTCCGCCGGTCGCGGCGGGCCGGGGACGGACGGGTCGTCGCGGGCGGCGGAACTGTCGGACCCACTTGGCATGGTGTTCAGATGTTGTTCAA
The nucleotide sequence above comes from Plantactinospora soyae. Encoded proteins:
- a CDS encoding SRPBCC family protein translates to MKESLDSVAGRQRLRIERRLAHPPEKVWPAVTEPEHLSRWFPAEVSLEPRVDGRITFSFGPGDAASAGSISAYDPPRLFAFDWDGDLFRIELRADGPGCLLVFSHTFDDRPAAASYASGWRNCLDGLDRLLDGRPDVPPERPSGRLHESYVEAFGLADGTADTTADGWQVRFERQLTRPIEAVWAALADPDHCPAATIGATPPSGFTTDAFPAGVITALDAPSLLEYAWQSAGQPAGRIRWELSAGTGHGARLVLVQTGPADTTGAQVTALTAWRDRIEPLARRLAEESDRNAD